The genome window GGCGGGGATGTCTACGGGAAATGGGTCGTTGCTGTTAACGCACGACCGCGAGACTAGAAAGCGCGTGATCCCGTGCAGCCTCAAGCTGTCCGGCTGAACCAAGCAACTGGTTGCGGCTTACAATGAATTTGGCATATTCCGCCATAAAGATTTTGCCGGGGCCGCGAAGGTCGAACTCGGCGGGATGGTCTCGGAAATACTCGCGGTGCACGCGCGTCCAAACCAAACGCCCATCGGTATCTATGTTGATTTTACAGACACCCAGTTTCGCTGCGGGCAGATACTGATTTGGGTCTACCCCTTTGCTCCCTTTAATGCAACCGCCCGCTGCGTTAATACGGTCTACCTCCTCTTGCGGAACCGAGGAGGAGCCATGCATGACGAGGGGAAAGCCGGGAAGCCGCTTTTGAATTTCCGCAAGTCGGTCGAAACGGATGGTTTGGGAGCCGGAGAATTTGTAGGCGCCGTGGCTCGTTCCGATAGCGCAGGCCAAGGAATCGCAGCCGGTGCGCTTTACGAACTCATAGGCTTCATCGGGATCGGTAAGGCAGGCGTTCTTTTCATCTACTTTCACATCCTCTTCAACCCCGCCCAGCATTCCTAGCTCCGCTTCCACGGAGATACCGCGGCGGTGGGCAGCTTCCACTACCCGTCGGGTGATCTCCACGTTCTCTTCAAAAGGATGATGGGAAGCATCTATCATCACCGAGGAGTAGAAACCGCTTTCGATGCAGTCGTAAGCCGTCTGTTCGTCGCCATGATCGAGGTGAACGGCGAAGAGGGCTTCGGGGAATATCTCGTCCGCCGCACGAATAATGGCTTCGAGCATCCGCTTATCGGTATAAGAGCGAGCCCCTTTGCTGATTTGGATGATGAACGGAGCCTGCGATTCGATGCAGCCGCGGAAAAGCCCCATAGCCTGCTCGAGGTTGTTGATGTTGTAGGCGCCGAGGGCATATTTGCCGTAGGCATGCTCAAACAGCACTTTGGTGGGAACGATCATGAACTAGGTATCCTCCTATCAAGACATCTCTTGCGGAGCGAGCCGCGTTCTCTGCTCGCGGGCCTTGCGCCATTGCAAGTGGGCGCGCATCAAAATGAGTCTAGCATGACAAGCTCGTTCCGTTGCTGTCGTAGCAACTTGTGCAAGGGAATCTAAGTATAGCCTCTACAGTTAAAAATGTCAAGCCCGTTCAATCGCAAGCGTTTCTAGGGATAGGAGGATACGCTGGGCACTAGGACGCTGTCCCTTTCAATGACAGTGAAGGGAGCCCGCCGAGGGCAGCCAACATGGCTGCCCTTCTTCAAAGAATGTAACGGCTGAGATCTTCGTTTTGCACGATGTCCATAAGGCGTTCGCGCACATACGCAGCATCAATGGTGATCTGTTTTTCTGGCAGGTCGGGTGCACGGAAGGAGATATCTTCTAGAACGCGCTCCATGATGGTATGAAGGCGACGCGCCCCAATGTTTTCGCTGCGCCGATTCACTTCGGCGGCCATTTTAGCGATCTCGGCAATGGCGTCGTCGGTGAACTCCACGGTGATGCCTTCGGTGGCCATAAGGGCCTTGTATTGGCGCACAAGGGCGTTCCGTGGCTCCGTTAGGATGCGCTTATAGTCCTCCTCATTCAGGCTCTCTAGCTCAACACGAATGGGCAGACGACCTTGCAGCTCTGGGATGAGATCGGAGGGACGCGCCACATGGAAAGCTCCGGCGGCTATGAAGAGAATGTGGTCGGTACGCACAGGGCCGTACTTTGTGTTGACTGTAGAGCCTTCTATAATGGGCAGAATATCTCGCTGCACCCCTTCTCGCGAGACATCCGGGCCGCCTTGTGAAGCTCGCCCTGTGGAGGCGATCTTATCTATCTCATCCACAAAGATGATACCGCTCTGCTCCGTGCGCTCGATGGCTTCGCGCACAACGGCCTCTCGGTCTACTAAGGCCTGCGCCTCCTCTTGCGCGAAGATCTGTTTCGCCTCGGCAATGGTCACTTGGCGTTGTTTGTGGCGTCGGGGCATGATCTTCCCAAGCGCGCTTTGGAGGTCTATCTCCTCCATGCCCTGCGGGGAAAATATCTGCATGAAGGGAGGGCCTTGCGATTCCTCAACCTCAATGGTGATCATCTCGTTATCGCGGGCGCCAGAGGCGACCTGTTGGCGCAGCACCTCGCGAATGCGCTCGATTCGCTTTAGATCGCGCTCTTCTTCGGAGGAGGTTTCCGACGATGTTTCCGGTGAGGCGGTAGAAGGGGATGGGGCGGAGCGGGCACCGGTTTGCGCACCGCTGAACCATTCGCTGAACATGCGGCGCACGTCGGCAGCGATATCCTCTGCCTGTTTGGTGGCACGTCGCTTGGCGCTGGGTAGGGGTTGCAAGATGTCCACAATGCGCTCTACGGCGCGCTCCATGGCCTTCTCCTGCACCTCTGCCATCTTTTCCGCTTCCACCATGCGCATCGCAACCTGAACCAGATCACGTATCATCGAGTCGACGTCGCGTCCTACATAGCCCACTTCGGTAAACTTGGTGGCCTCCACTTTAATGAAAGGTGCGCGCGCTAGGGTGGCGAGCCGGCGGGCGATCTCTGTTTTCCCAACCCCGGTGGGGCCGATCATCAGAATGTTTTTGGGAATGACCTCATCCCGAAGCTCGGGTGGGAGAAGGCGGCGACGATAGCGGTTACGCAACGCAATCGCCACGGCGCGTTTCGCCTTCTGCTGCCCAACAATGTAGCGGTCAAGCTCCTCAACGATCTGTGCCGGGGTTAAATCTTCCACGATATCGGGCATAATCTCTTTTTTCCTCTATTAGATTTCGGGTAGTTGATGTGTACGCAACAAGGATAGCCCTGCAACGACGAGTGACCTGTTGCCTAATATTATACGCGAAGCGAAGAGGCGATTTACCCCATCGAGCAGGAAGACGCTGCCGTTCCAGCGAATAGTAAACCAAAAATACGCGTCGCTGGAGTTCGCTTTGACACAACGCCTAGAAGCCCAGATATTGCAGGAGGTCGCTCTTCTCTTGCGAGAAGAGGACGACGTTGCCGTGGCACGCCGATCATTAGAGAAAGGAACCCCGATCGTGCATGAGGCGCGGACGTTCCTGTTGCGAGATGACATTCCGGCGGGGCATAAACTTGCTGTGAGAGACCACCGAGTGGGTGAGCCGTTGCGCAAATATGGGCAGATCATCGGGTTTGCCACCGCAGATATCGCCCAAGGCGATTGGGTGCACACCCACAACCTCGGCTTTGGGAAAGGGGAAGGAAGCGGCGAAACCGCATTGCAACTGCCTCTCGAATTTTGTACCGAGGTGCCGACGGTTGACTACGTGGGAGAAGCGGAGCGACGTTCGTTCAGGGGGTATCGCCGTGCCGATGGGCGTGTGGGCACGAGA of Chthonomonas calidirosea T49 contains these proteins:
- the hslU gene encoding ATP-dependent protease ATPase subunit HslU, translating into MPDIVEDLTPAQIVEELDRYIVGQQKAKRAVAIALRNRYRRRLLPPELRDEVIPKNILMIGPTGVGKTEIARRLATLARAPFIKVEATKFTEVGYVGRDVDSMIRDLVQVAMRMVEAEKMAEVQEKAMERAVERIVDILQPLPSAKRRATKQAEDIAADVRRMFSEWFSGAQTGARSAPSPSTASPETSSETSSEEERDLKRIERIREVLRQQVASGARDNEMITIEVEESQGPPFMQIFSPQGMEEIDLQSALGKIMPRRHKQRQVTIAEAKQIFAQEEAQALVDREAVVREAIERTEQSGIIFVDEIDKIASTGRASQGGPDVSREGVQRDILPIIEGSTVNTKYGPVRTDHILFIAAGAFHVARPSDLIPELQGRLPIRVELESLNEEDYKRILTEPRNALVRQYKALMATEGITVEFTDDAIAEIAKMAAEVNRRSENIGARRLHTIMERVLEDISFRAPDLPEKQITIDAAYVRERLMDIVQNEDLSRYIL
- a CDS encoding class II fructose-bisphosphate aldolase — translated: MIVPTKVLFEHAYGKYALGAYNINNLEQAMGLFRGCIESQAPFIIQISKGARSYTDKRMLEAIIRAADEIFPEALFAVHLDHGDEQTAYDCIESGFYSSVMIDASHHPFEENVEITRRVVEAAHRRGISVEAELGMLGGVEEDVKVDEKNACLTDPDEAYEFVKRTGCDSLACAIGTSHGAYKFSGSQTIRFDRLAEIQKRLPGFPLVMHGSSSVPQEEVDRINAAGGCIKGSKGVDPNQYLPAAKLGVCKINIDTDGRLVWTRVHREYFRDHPAEFDLRGPGKIFMAEYAKFIVSRNQLLGSAGQLEAARDHALSSLAVVR